The DNA segment TTGACCCGCTCCGGGACCTGGCCGGAGTGCGAATACGCCGCGGTATCTTCCTCGCGCGAATAGGTGAATACACCGACCCGCTCGAACTCCACCTCGCGAACGAAACTCAGCAGGCGCGTAAACGCCGCATCGTCCTCACCCGGGAACCCGACGATGAACGATGTGCGTAGCGTCACGTTCGGAACCCGATAGCGGATGCGGTCCAGCAGTTTGCGCAGCGTCGCACCCGACCGCTCCCGTCGCATGGCTCGCAGCACATTGTCATCCGCATGTTGCAGGGGTATGTCGACGTACTTAACAACGTTGGGCAGGGTCGTAATTGCTTCCAGCAGATCGTCGGTAACGAAATTTGGATAGCAGTAGAGCAATCGCACCCACCGAATCCCGTCGACCGTCGCAAGCTTACGCAAGAGCTCCGCTAGCGATGACGGCGGATTCAGGTCACGCCCATAGGCAGTGAGGTCCTGGGCGATGAGGTTCAGTTCGCGCACGCCGGCGGCGGCGAGCGTTTGCGCCTCGGCGACCAGGTCCTCGACCGGCCGGCTTTCATGGAGGCCGCGAATCTTGGGGATGATGCAGAAGGCGCATCGATGGTTGCAGCCCTCGGAAATCTTCAGATACGAGGTAAAGAACTCGGGGGGACGTACTCGCGCCGAGTCCGCGCGCCCAAGCAGATGTGCGGCGCCGGAATAGGGAACCGAGCGCGTTTCCGGCAGTTCGGTGCGGCGGAGCAGATCCGCCAGTTCCAGGAAATTGCCCGTGCCCACGAAAACATCGACCTCCGGCAGCATTTCCCGCAGCTCTGCCCCGTACCGCTGGGAAAGACATCCCGCGACCACGAGCCGGCGTCCCGCAGCGTGTTTCTTCACCTCGACCGCTTCCATGATCGCGTCGAGTGATTCTTTCTTGGCGGCTTCGATGAACGCACAGGTGTTCACCACCAGAACCTGCGCGGTCTCCGGATCCAAGGTCACCTCAAACCCGGCCTGGGTGAGCGCACCTAGCATCAATTCGCTATCCGCGAGATTCTTAGGGCAACCCAGTGTGAGGAGATGAACCTTTTCCATGTAGCGCTCTACCCTTGAGGGGGCTTTATTTGTACTCGCCGTGTACGAGCGAAGCAATCTCTGAAAGCAAGCACGGTGCCAAACGCGCGATTTAGCTCTGAAACGCCTTATTTCAAGGATTCTGGCCGTACTATGTCGGCTCCTGGGGGTATCGCAAACTTGAAGAGCGAGTCTGAAACGGGCGTATTGTTCACGATGTCGGTGAACTTTAGGCTGGTAACATTGCCCAGCTGATCGATCACTCGAATCGTCTCCACATCATAGTTGTTTGAATCGAGTCCCAGCTCCACCGTGTTCCCTTCGCTCTTGGGCACCAGTTTGAGATTGGTAAGCCCATTGCTGGCGCCGTCCAACAGCGAGGCGTTGAAGTCTTTAGCAACATCGCCCGCGCCCAGTAAAAATTCCGTGGCCCCGGGCGAACGCAGCGCCTGGGCGAGTGGAGCCTCCACAACCTGATTTAGCTCCGGGTCATAGTTGTAGAGCTGGGTGCCGTCGCTGACGATCAGTTCCTTGGACGGCTCATCGAAGTCCCACCGCATCCGTCCGGGCTTGAGGAAGTACACGGTGCCCGTCCGTATGCGCTTGGGTGCACCGACCGGGGCAATTTCCTCGAAAAACTTGGCGCTGAAAGATCGGGTTTCGCGATAGTGTCGTTGCAGGCCGTCAAGGGCTTTCGCCAAGGTCTCGCCTCGGGCATAGGCCAGGCGAGGAGCGTACACCGAAAGCCCTGCTACCGAGAGCGCGAACGCTAGCCCGGCTAACTGGGGCAGGTTGAGTTTTCTGACGCCGCGCGCCTTTGATGCTCCAACCGTCACTGTATAAGGAGACGAACTT comes from the Candidatus Binataceae bacterium genome and includes:
- the rimO gene encoding 30S ribosomal protein S12 methylthiotransferase RimO, which codes for MEKVHLLTLGCPKNLADSELMLGALTQAGFEVTLDPETAQVLVVNTCAFIEAAKKESLDAIMEAVEVKKHAAGRRLVVAGCLSQRYGAELREMLPEVDVFVGTGNFLELADLLRRTELPETRSVPYSGAAHLLGRADSARVRPPEFFTSYLKISEGCNHRCAFCIIPKIRGLHESRPVEDLVAEAQTLAAAGVRELNLIAQDLTAYGRDLNPPSSLAELLRKLATVDGIRWVRLLYCYPNFVTDDLLEAITTLPNVVKYVDIPLQHADDNVLRAMRRERSGATLRKLLDRIRYRVPNVTLRTSFIVGFPGEDDAAFTRLLSFVREVEFERVGVFTYSREEDTAAYSHSGQVPERVKRARRAELMEAQAQISLKKNRELVGREMEVLVEGPLPGRATRMRGRTSGQAPEIDGAVFLKGEAMPGEFVRARIERALSYDLHARVTEAFA
- a CDS encoding outer-membrane lipoprotein carrier protein LolA, whose translation is MAKALDGLQRHYRETRSFSAKFFEEIAPVGAPKRIRTGTVYFLKPGRMRWDFDEPSKELIVSDGTQLYNYDPELNQVVEAPLAQALRSPGATEFLLGAGDVAKDFNASLLDGASNGLTNLKLVPKSEGNTVELGLDSNNYDVETIRVIDQLGNVTSLKFTDIVNNTPVSDSLFKFAIPPGADIVRPESLK